cattactgcggcagccgcaccgatccgtctgtcgatctcctgctccatttttccctcactcgtgaacaagaccccgagatacttaaactcctccacttgaggcaggaactcccctccaacctgaagaggacaagccacccttttccggtcgagtaccatggcctcggacttggagaagctgatcttcatcccagccgcttcacattcagctgcgaaccgccccagcgcatgctgtaggtcttggctagacggggccagcaggaccacgtcatctgcaaaaagaagagatgaaatcctctggtccccaaaccagaccccctccagcccttggctgcatctataaatcctgtccataaaagttatgaacaggaccggtgacaaagggcagccctgccggagtccaacatgcaccaggaacaggtccgacttagtgccggcaatgtggaccaaactcctgctccgctcgtacagggaccggatggcccctaataaagggcccccgattccatactcctggatcaccccccacagggcatcacgagggacacagtcgaataccttctccaggtccacaaaacacatgtgaaccgattgggcaaactcccatgaaccctcgagcaccctgtagagggtatagagctggtccagtgttccacggccgggacgaaaaccacactgctcctcctgaagccgaggttcgactatcggccggactctcctctccaataccctggcgtaggccttatcagggaggctgaggagtttgattcccctgtagttggaacacaccaccccagtctgccagtccagaggcactttccccgaccgccacgcaatgttgaagaagcgtgtcaaccatgacagccctacaacatccagagacttgaggtactcagggcggatttcatccaaccccgaagccttgtcaccgcggagctttttaaccacctcggtgacttcagcccgggtgatgaaagaatccaaccccgagtccccaacctctgtttccaccacggaatgcgtgatggcaggattgaggagatcctcgaagtactccttccaccgcccgataatgtcctcagtcgaggtcagcagcctcccacccccaatataaacagtgttggcgaagcactgcttccccctcctgaggcgccggacggtttgccagaatcgcttcgaggccaaccggtagtccttctccatggcctcaccgaactcctcccaggcctgagtttttgcctctgccacagcctgggccacAGCACGTTTGACCTCATAACAatagacaatagatgcggagaacatggtccactcggactctatgtctccaacatcccccgggatgtggtcaaagctctcccggaggtgggagttgaatacatccctggccgagggctccgccaggccttcccagcagaccctcactatgcgcttgggcctgccaagtctgtccggctttctcctcctccagcggatccaatacacaaccaggtggtgatcagtggacagctcagcccctctcttcacccaagtgtccaaaacatgcggccgaaggtctgatgatacgacaacaaagtcgatcattgacctcctgcctagggtgtcctggtgccaagtgcactgatggacacccttatgtttgaacatggtgttcattatggacaatccgtgattagcacagaagtccaataacaaaacaccactcggattcagattggggaggccattgctcccgatcacgcctctccaggtgtcactgtcgtttcccacgtgggcgttgaagtcccccagtagaataatggagtccccgggaggggcactatccagcccccccgacagggacaccaagaaggccgagtactccgcactaccgctcggcccgtaggccgagacgacagtcagagacctatccccaacccgaaggcgcagggatacgaccctctcatccactggggtaaaaccccaacacgagacggctgagctggggggcaacaagcaaacccacaccagcccgccgcctctccccgtgggccactccagagtagaagagagtccaacccctctcaaggagatgggttccagagcccacgctgtgcgtggaggtgagcccgactatttctagtcgatatctctcgacctcccgcacaagctcaggctccttcccccccagcgaggtgacattccacgtccctaaatccagcctaagcatccagggatcgggccgctgaggtctccaccttcgtccgccacccaatcctctttgcaccggtccctcacggttccccctgcagatggtgggtccactgggggatggcctcgcgtctctcattcgggcttggcccggcgggttccgcgaggagcaacccggccaccaggcgctctccaacgagtcccgaccccaggcctggctccagggtgggaccccggctccgccgtaccgggcgacgtcacatgcctcgatattttcgtcctcatgagggattcttgaaccgctctttgtttgacccatcacctagagcctgtttgccatgggagaccctaccaggggcatttaggccccagacaacatagcctctagcatcatttgagcactcaaacccctccaccacgttaaggtggcggttcaaggaggagtgaaaaaagcggaagacgacgagtacgagtacgagtacttatTACTTAATACACAATATTAACAATGTATTCCATGAGAACATTTTATCCAATATTTGTTGTATTACTGATGGCTCCAAGAAGTGCCCTCAAAcacctggaatatttcagaaAGTTTCCCAactttctgtttaaatattataaGATAAAAGGCTGAACTTTGCACGTTTTTACTACAATtagttctacaaagtatcaGTGGGTTTATCTTGAGATGGTTTATTTAAAAGGAGCACAAATTTGCAtttactctttttattttaaaatcaaaaggaATTCACAGTGGAGAAAATTAAATGTCTATCCTTTTATCCATTCTGATCCTCGGTTTGAACTTCAGTCGTACTAGCCCCATCTGGACGCCTTAAAGCATTGAGTTGCTACCATGATTGGGTGAGTTACATATGTGAACAAGCATTTGAACAGGTACACCCGATAAAGTTGCCGGTGAGTGAATGCTTATAAATTCTTGCTTTGTTCATCCTTTCTACCTACAGTTCCTTCATAATGACATGCCCTGTAGACTCTGGTTCTGTTAATGTCATTCATAGAACCAGTTCATTCTTCAGCCCTCCAGAAACAAATATTATTGCAAATTCTAAATTCAGTCCTTATGTTTTTAAACTCTTCACCCTTTATAACAGAAATAaggatttttcaaaatgtactgaTATCCCATTCATTTAAACTGTCGTATTAAATAATGGAGGTTACATAATGGCTTCTACTGGTATTCATATTAACTAAAGGGGggagatatttttaaaatttgccTCATGAGCAAATTTATATCTTTTCATATTGAATACAAATTAGTTTCAGTTCACATATAGCAGGCATAATCTTATGTCGTCATACTGAAACGAGGCACCTCTATTGTTGGTCGTGTCTCTTCTTCGGGAATTGATCtaataaacacacacaggagTTTGGGTTTAAGGTTTAAGGCATAGCAAGTTTTacattaagacaataaatacATCAAATATATTATCattccaaaaaaaaagaaaccaaacaatagtaatttaaaacaaatcagaaacAAATGACAAAACTTATAAAGTATAATTTGACTTTGTCTTTGATTCTATTTAAACATCTACCCTGTTacacagggagccagtgaagtGGACCTCTGTTAatcaggactctggcagtggCATTTGGAAATAACTAGCTGATTTTTACAGAGATCTGTAGAGCTGGCATCACAATAATCGAACCTACTGAAAGAAAAAGCCTGAACCAGTTTTTCTGGGTCCTGTTTCGATAGGAAACCATTTTTTGTGGCAACATCTTTAAGATGGTGTTAGGCTGATATTGTTGGTAAAATGTATGTCAGGCCATATCTAAATGTCAACCCATCAGCTTGATCACAATTCAGAAAATGTTTGGAGCAAATAAATCAAGAAACTAAATCTGGGTTTCTTCATTTCAAGTGGAATTAGAATATTTATCATATAAAAGCTTTCAGTGAGCTACAGCTGATCTTAAGTGACTATTGACAGGTTTCCAGTTTTGAGGGACACCACAGCTTGaaaaagtcccattctcaaagccacaaaacattttctatctCAGCTGTGGTTTAAACTGTCAAAAAAGCATGGCCTGGCTCTGGAAAAATGCACAATTTCTCCTTTTAAGTTAACGGCCTTTGAAACAAACAATTGCAACATCAACAGCTAAAGGAAGTGCAATTTAACCTTTTTTGTGGACATTGCCAAAGGCTGCTCAGTTTTGTCATTGCAGTAACCTTAATGTGAATAAAGCATTTATACTTCTTATTAGACAGGATGCAGAATATACTTATTATTCTGCACTTGAGCCCCTCATAATATTAAGGATACTGCAACAACACAACCTTGAGTAGCCTTAAGCACATTACTGCAATCAGCTTGCAAGTTGCAAACCATGAGGGCTGATTCCATGGCTAAAAAACTGTTGGATAGGGACACAAAAGCCTTTTGGAAAGAGGTGAAAACCATTAAAAGTAAACCCTTCCTTTCTCCCTTGCATCTCTGGAACAAATATGATTCTTGATCATTGGCCACAGCACTATTGCAAATTGTTTTCCTGTGTCCAGAGTGAATCTTATCCAGGTTGACAATGTTGATATTGTTGAAACTATCAAAACTCATGAGGTCTACCAAGCAATCAACAACTGTCTACAAATCAGACTACAGGACTGGATCTTATTTCTGTTGAGCATTTCAAATTTGCAAGTTTAAGGTTAGCCCCTCTACTTGTCTGGTGCTTTACTGGTTTTATTGTGCACGATTTTATCCCAGACTCCTTGATGAAGGTCCTTTGGTTTCCTGTGCTGAAGGACAAGGCAAGTGGGCTGCTCAGATAATTACCGACCCATTGCTCTTGCAAGTATACCATCTAAAGTTTTTGAACTCATTCTTTTCCCAAAATGTCTACAGAGAATCAGTTTGGGGTTAAGCCTAAACATGGTACTGATTTATGCATTTATGGCCTAAAATAATTGGAAAATTATAAGAGCACAAATgctacagtttttatttgttccttaaGTGCCTCTAAGGCTTTTGATCATGTAAACCacataaatcatttttaaaactgtgcCAAGCTGATGCACCTTAATATATAGTAACATGTCTATCTCACATGCCAATCAGAGTATGCAGGTCAAGTGGgctgattttgtgtctgcaaCCTTTCAGGTCTCTaaaagtgcaggccattttaTAGttaatggcctgcacttgtatagtgctttatcaagtctccagaaaacccaaaatgctttaagacaatcagtcatccacccatttattcacacattcacacactgacagtggtgagttacattgtagccacagctgcccaggGGGAAattgacagaagtgaggctgccatacacagacgccaccgagccctctgaccaccatcagctggCAGGTCGGGTGAAAAGTCTTTGAGCAAGGGTTCGAACTGGCAACCCAATGGCTACAGGCGGCAACCCAACCACAGTCAGCAAGAAAAACGCCCTTCATTGTTTAACTTTTATATAAATTACCCCTCTAAATATCTGTAGAACTGGCTGTATGGTTGGAGATACAATAGTGAACCCCTTACTGTATGCTGATGACTTAGTGGTTTTTAGTCCAAGTTTAGCTGGTCTTCTGCAGCTCCTTAATGTATGTTCAGTGTATGGTAAACAACACGTTTTCATATTCAATCCACTAAAAAGTGTCATTCTGATCTAGAGGAGGACGAGAGGACAAAAGTAGGTATTCCCTAACAGTAAGTTGTCCGGCAGCTTACTGAATGTATCAGGTGGAGTAAAATATCTTGGTTGTGTGTTGCAGACCGCCTATCAGATAATGAAATTTAATGACAGCGTCGTATTGAAACGGTTTGCTGCGATTCCTTTCGGTTCTTTACTCTCAAACCAAATACACTTTGTGtcccaaaatataaataaataaacttctcCTTATAAAAGGTGAACAGATTCAATGCTTTTAAGGCAGAAAAATAGTACAATACAGTACCAAGCCCTTCAACTCCTCTAGCAGATGAAGAAAGCTGAAAGGACCCCGAACAAAGGAAGACACAACATGATATACTCTAGGCTCTGCCCTGTTACAAAAGGCAGAGCTCAGCCTCGTGTGTATCAGTAGAAACTATGTGTAGCCTAAAGCAGGCTTTAACTGGTTTAAGCAGTGTGGTCAGTGGGTGTGATGAAACCTAATACTGTAAGCGTGCAGCAAAAAACATCTAATAAGCCATTGATAAGCAGGAGTTGTTAAAGACACATATCTTTCTTCCTATGTTTCTAATAAGGGGACATAAGtaactttaaaacaactttaacaGTATGTTGTACGCACAAGCTAATGTCCTATCTCTGAAGTTTGGATTCTGTTCTGATGAAGTTAAACTGAACTTGTTTAAATCATACTGGACCTCGCTGTTTATGGCACATTTATGTAGGAATTACAAAACAACCAGCGTTTACACATTACAAGTGGCTTATAATGATGCATTAAGACTTTTGTTAAAAAAGCCCAGACGGACAAGTGCCATTGAAATGTTTGTCTCTGCTCACTGATGGCTGATTTAAGAAACTTTATGTTTAAGACAAGTTTATTTGTCAGCTGAACGAGTCTGCTAATGGTCATCTTGCTACTAACATCGAATATAGTGCAGTCTGTAATTCTTCTGTACTTTGGAAACATGggtataaatggtaaatggactgaacttatatagcgcttttccagtcatacagaccactcaaagcgctttacactagagccacatacacccaatcgcactcactaacgctcacatcatacaccgatacacagatcggtaggcaatttgaggttaagtgccttggccacattgacatatggcaggaggcagctggaatcaaactcacaaccttctgattgcaagacaactactcttcctacggagccacagtcgcctataGCTGCCTCCTAAATGATTAGGGGGttatatgtttatgtatttttggtcttttattattgttgtgtttgtaatgtggaCCACAAGtctgaaataaaatctaaatcgATTAAAGTGTTCTTGTTATAATTTCACATAATTAGAGCAAATGACACCAATATTTATTTAAGTGACTATATCAAATATTATgtgcatatttaattaaaatactttGTCAGCGGATTTAGGAGTGCTGCAAAATACTTCATCAACATTTTATCAAAATACTTAAACACCAGAATAGAATAACTGATGAATTTGGAGATGGTCCAATCTATTCAGGGACTGCCTTCATCACCATCTGACGTGGCTTCTGAAAAAACGACACAAAATCTAAACAGTGGTAGTAATTTGCTTTTATTGTAAGGTGATTGTCAACAGGTAAATGGAGGGATGTTATCTAACATCTTGCAGAATGATTTAGTAAAATGAATAATATACATTCcctcaaatatttttctttaattgaaTTTGACTATTTGTACTGTATTTTGTTTCAGCTTATCTTGTACTAATTTTGATTGCACCCTTTTGTTTCTTCATTTTATCCATATCAACGCTCTTGTAttatgcttttttgtttgtacATAGACCCCTTCTGTTCCGTATGTgcttgttttataaaaaaatatatatatttttttaaaagactttaaTACTGGTGTGTGCATCTCTCTCAGGTGCACCAGCGGAACCAACATGCAGTACAACAATTCCTACCAGAGGAGTTTTACAATAATTGtagcctagtggttagagagcagggcgTCTGCATCCTGGACAGGCCACAACTTCCCTGCCTCGAAACACGGTGTGCCACTCTGGGCCCCTGAGCAAGGCCCCAGAATGCCCAAGGCATTGGTCAAATGCAGAGGATGAATTTCATTTCCGTGTACAATTGCCATTACAAATAAACGTCttgacacaaaaaacatgtataatgcaaaaataaaatacattaactaAAATTATGGCAGTAAAACCTATGGTCATGACATGGattatgaccgaaagaatgagatcttGGGCGCTAgccaaaatgagcttccttcagAGGGTGGATGGACTCAGCCTTAGTTAGTATTACAAGGCTGAGGTAAGCATGCTTAGGCACAGCTAGCTCTATAGAGAAATGATTAAAGGAaacaagatgaaaaataaaattgaaattaaaatgttaaaaatgggaggaaaattatttaatacatACCTATTAATTTTGTTCCTGTCAATCAACTAAGTGGCTTCTTGATTAGAGTTAAGCTTGATAAGAATATCCTTGAAGTTTACATTATCCTAGTTACAGCATTTAGAAAAGCCCTGCTTTACAAATGTTGTGCCATGCAGTCTGATACAAAGAAAATGATTAAATCAATGcctttttatttaggttttactagttaaatataaaaattattttaaaataaaataatttaagaatTTCCACCACTGGGCTGTTCCGTTTTGAATTGCAtgtcatctgttctttctaacAGAAAGAATTTGGAGATATCATTTCATTCCGAAGAATGTGTCTTTGCAAAACTGGGACGCCTCTGTACAAGCACTATGCTTTGTATGTGGATGATGAGTACCCTGGCAAGGGAAACATAATACACCGCATAAGTAAGTATtcaactgaaagaaaaataatagaaactCACTGACAAAAACTGTTTATATCAAGTTTTAACACATTTCAGACGCACGGAGAAACAAGCACAGCTcctttgaaaacaaaaaggtgCCTATATACATcactatatttaaaaacaatttcatttatttgctGATTGGTCAAATAAAGAGAACATATCATGCACAAAGCCAAAACGTGCCTGACTTGGTACCCAAGTTGTCAACCGTTTACATTCTGTTTCCAGCTTGCAAACAAATTTAAAGGTTTGGgtttaaagctttttattttttaatacatttataaataaatagaaatcttCCTAAcaggttttaattattttaactttcaCAGAATACCCCAAGGGTAAAGATATTGGTTTTGGTGAACTTGAACACGAAGGGAAACACGAAGTAGAGAATATTCCGCAGCTTCCTCCACAAAAAAAGGAGGATATCAAAAAACACATTGAGGCTGTGCTTTTAAAACCTGGCGATTATGATTGCAGGAGCAACAACTGTGAACACCTTGCTACCTATCTGCGATATGGTGAATCTTTTTCAAAACAGGTATGTGGAAAATAAACCATCTTAAGAAATTGGCAACTTTTATCTTGTCTTAGGCTCCAGCTTACTTctgcttttaaatgaaaatccaaATTAGGTTTTCATTTTGCAGAAAGGATTACAATGCAACAGAACACCTGCAGCCACGAACCAATGTTAAGGTTCACATTCTTTATGAGGAAGCAATTAATAgctaaaacacaattttatcCCAGAataaatcagcaaacatttgtaTAGAGCCTAAACACCAATGACAAAAGGTTAACACACTACAGCTGTTTAGGTTCATACTTAGAATATGTAAAAAACAACAGGATATGGATATGAAGATCAAAGATACTTTCATTAAAGTGAAAAACAGTTTGAGTTATCTTGATTGCCTTTTTTAGCTTTTGAGGTACATTGTGTTTACATTAGGAGgaatagaaatacatttaaaaaatgattgAAGTTATTCTTAAAGTGGAGCCCTGTCTTTAATTCTGTTGTGAATTTTAATAGGAGCTCTAGCAGTTTGTTATTTGtgttgtgtttagtttatttttttccttaaaaatgaaacatcaaTATCATATTAAATGTACTCAGTAACAaggcattttatttgtttgttgtatgtgtATTTTGCAGACACTTTTATACAAAACAATTTACAAATGAAGATATAACAGTGCAGTTAGTTAATAGCCAATTTCATTTCTAGTGAAGCAACGTATTAATTGCCGATTCAGATTAACCGTGGGTTTTTAAATCAGCAACTTTCTGCTAAAATTACTGTTATTTGAAATAAACCGTCTGTTTTTTTCACAGCCTGGCACCCTTCTAGGGTTTTTCTGCaaaacagataataaaaattGTGACGAATGGAATCAACTTGTTAAGCAGATGGAGGACAATGAAAAACTTGAGGCTGAATGTTCTATCTGTCCTGCAGGTTAAAAACTGTTGTCCAGGTTGCTCTTTGAGTTCTGTCTGAGCACGGTATTATTGGAATTAAAGCAATGAGCAAAacctgtctgtttttttctcttttattagaGCAATCGTATGTATTTCACAGTGCCTTGAAGGTTAACCACAATATTTGCTGGTACAACTCTACAATGCTGCAGATGCACCAAAAACATCAGATGTGgtggttttaaaaaaagtttgctTTTCCTGCATAAAAAAAACTAGCAATAGAGACTTTTGCAGATATCCCAAATGCATATGATAAAACGTTTACACTAAATGTTATAGTACACAtgcaaaacaaagagaaaaatccATAGGCAAATATTTTATCTTAGCAGATATTTAAAAAcgagaaacaaaaacatgattcAAATTAAGTTTGTATGTCAGGACAAACCCAAACTACAGTGTTATTCTTTCCACGCCCCCCAATTAAATAGATGGGTTATGAGCAATACATCAGGTAGCCCCTTTGTACTAGAATGACTAAATGGGTTAAAAACCTGCGCTGTATTTAAAAGgagtttgattttaaaatattcatttgAAAGCACATTCTGTCATCAAAACCCGACATAATTAgtcacataaaaacagaagGTATTACCCAGTACTTAAGCAAACTGTTTGAGTGGTCTACATTAGATTCTAAATCATTTCAGCTGACTTGCATTGTGATTTggttcaaaacaacaaaaacaaaatcaaacaaaaatatatattccatCAGAATTTAAAAGTGGTTTGAAAATCACGATTCTACAATAGAAATAAAAGACTATGATCAGCAAACTTTATATtgtcttttattcattttataaatGTGGACAATAGCTAACATGATGACTGCTGTTGAGGTAAAAGGCTACAGATGCAGCTGTAGCCTTTTGCAGCTTTTAGTGACACTAAAAGCTGCAAGTATGCATGTTGCAACATGACAGTCAGTGGAACATAAAGATGTTAGAACATTATGTTGAATGAGTATGTCTTACAAGTTCTGAAGCAAATGGAATGGAATGTGATATTATGATGTGGTTCTTCTATAaagattaataagaaaataaagattATGTGATTTTTAAGAGAATGTTGACTCTGGCAGGTCCTCACAGGAAAGCTTTATTCTTTTTAGACGCTCATGGTGACCTGGATAAACTAAAAGAGACAGAGACGtgtacagatttattttgcaaaacagtAAACAAGTACAAAGCATGCAGTCTTGTGTCTGTAATCACATATCTTGTTGGCAAAGATTAATGCACCCCTTTTTAACCTAAAATTCTACAATGTTCAATAATAGTTACATGcttattcattttattgttattttcttgGCATTTGTTAAATTCTTGTTTAAGCATTATTCCATACCTTTACTGAAAATTACTTTTATAGGCAATAAATAATATAACATTTATACCTAAAGTTCAGAATGGGGCTGCTGGatataacaagaaaaaaaaatctatattagATAAAAATTGCAATGACAATATCGTTTGcagaaaatatacattttcctTAGTCCTCTCTCGCATCTTGGGCACTGCCGTTTGAAATGTGGACATCTAATGCAGTGAGACTATCGAATGGGCTGACTATTACGTTTGCATGCAAAGTGTGGGTTTATGacacttggaatatattaaCCAACAAACATTGCATTGCAAAAACGTTCTTTGTTATAATAATACTGTGCACACTTTTATTGTGCTGACGACATATTTGCAAAATGTCGAGGAGTCTTAGGTTATATTACATCAGTAGTAAGAGATGCTAGAGCTAAATATTGCCCCTTTTTCACTGACTCAATTTGGCCCTACTTGACTCCACTCAGCTCActttgcgagcgtttccattaccGTTTTTTCCGTACTGGTACCTactttttggtccctgctcctgagcaggtacggtCGGGTctacatgtgatgtgaacagactgctgttcactgaatgaccatgggaccaggagaaatgaggagATCTTTGCTCAGGTACTAACAGGGAAAAGGTAAGAAAACTCAAGAGgcactacaataatattaaggaccacaatggccggagcggatcaaatggaaatataattttacaaatcataaaccatgcctgaaggctaaAAGAAACTGGAGTTGCTGCCATCACATGACGACATTAACAATTTTGAGAGAAGGAGATTTCTAAATCTTAATTGCAGCTGATGAGTTTTCTTTAAAACTACTCAACGACACTAATCAATGACAGTGTTTAAAGTCAAAACTGCAGAGGGACAAGGTTAGGATCAAGAGGGTCCGTGGGCTCACACTGGGCTAGGCTACTGTCAGTTTACTTATCTTTAtgtcaataattttattttgtatggtTGTATGTTGGGATGCACCAAAATATGGGCTGATATCGATATATGatattgatgtttttatttatttatgtaaattaaaaaaacagctaatcAGATTATATGTGTAGCCATCATAGCGATACTGCAGATATGCAGCAAATCAGTTTCATAACAGTGTTTTGTTGCAGAGGGATCAGCCTTTGGAAAT
This genomic stretch from Girardinichthys multiradiatus isolate DD_20200921_A chromosome 3, DD_fGirMul_XY1, whole genome shotgun sequence harbors:
- the LOC124866117 gene encoding phospholipase A and acyltransferase 1-like, coding for MCLCKTGTPLYKHYALYVDDEYPGKGNIIHRIKYPKGKDIGFGELEHEGKHEVENIPQLPPQKKEDIKKHIEAVLLKPGDYDCRSNNCEHLATYLRYGESFSKQPGTLLGFFCKTDNKNCDEWNQLVKQMEDNEKLEAECSICPAG